The window ATTCCAATATTGCAGAGATAAAAGAATAATCAATCGAGGAGGAAGATTTACTCCGATTTCTTTTGAGAGGTTTCTTTCTGAACTGAAGAAGTATCAGCGGATTTACTTGATGAAGAAGCATCGGTTTTTTCTGCGGAAGCTTTCTTTTTATAATCTTCGCTACGATAATCGGTAATATAGAAACCGCTACCTTTAAAAATAAATCCTGCTCCCGGACTAATCAACCGTTGAACTTTTCCGTTCCGTTTACATTTCGGACAAGTTCGAATCGGTGGTTCCGTTATTTTTTGAAATTCTTCAAACTTATATCCGCAATGTTCACAGAGATATTCGTAGGTTGGCATATGAAAAACAGTCCTAAGTTCTAAGGCATTCGTCTCAACCACAGACGATACCCTAGAACTTAGGACGAACTTATCTACTTACGAATTTTGATGCGACTTTTGCCGCCTTTTAACCTTTTAATACATATCTCCGCCGTAACCGCCGCCATGTGGTGGCATCGGTGGTTTCTCTTTTTCCGGTACATCAGTAACCAACGCTTCCGTAGTCAGCATTAATCCCGCGATACTCGCTGCATTCTGCAACGCAGTTCGGGTAACTTTCGTCGGGTCAATAATCCCTGCAGCAACTAAATCTTCAAATTCGATTGTTTCCGCATTAAATCCAAAGTTTCCTTTTTCACTTTTCACTTTTTCAACGATAACTGACCCTTCTTGCCCTGCATTTTCTGCTAACTGACGTAACGGTTCTTCAAGCGCCCGTTTAACGATTTCAACTCCGACTTTTTCTTCACCGCTCGCTTTAACTTTCTCGAGCGCTGGTAAAGTGCGTAAATATGCTACTCCACCGCCAGGAACAATCCCTTCTTCTACAGCAGCGCGCACCGCATGCAAGGCATCTTCAACCCGCGCTTTTTTCTCTTTCATTTCAGTTTCCGTTGCCGCACCTACATTGATTACCGCAACACCTCCTGCGAGTTTCGCTAACCGTTCCTGAAGTTTTTCACGGTCGTAATCGGATTTGGTATCTTCGATTTGCATCCGAATTTGCGCAATTCGTCCTTCAATATCAGCTTTTTTCCCAGCACCTTCAACGATGGTGGTATTATCCTTATCGATGGTGATTCGTTTCGCACGACCGAGGTCTTCTAACTTAACATTTTCA is drawn from bacterium and contains these coding sequences:
- a CDS encoding zinc ribbon domain-containing protein; amino-acid sequence: MPTYEYLCEHCGYKFEEFQKITEPPIRTCPKCKRNGKVQRLISPGAGFIFKGSGFYITDYRSEDYKKKASAEKTDASSSSKSADTSSVQKETSQKKSE